From a single Streptomyces sp. NBC_00237 genomic region:
- a CDS encoding NAD-binding protein, with amino-acid sequence MPHPARRDRLRYWFDSTMARGTPALIGWLAVATLLLILAVTMAMRLIGPPPEGSAAFTFWENFHQTFKLESPSQGDLSNVLPLVVLALGGIFIVSTLVGLLTSGMNNRIHQLRKGRSMVVEKDHTVILGWTEHVFTIIFELAKVQVGGRRPVVVILADKDKTEMEDSLRDKLGDLRVKVVCRTGRRTDTGDLRLVNPSEARAVIVLSLPEASAHADADKLKCLLAITHRTLRGDRPVRVIVTVQSSRNLAIARLAGGESTLVIDGDGIIARLLVQAARQPGLTSVFQEITRGEGGGIHAQQGAEPALTGATYRQALDAYPRAAVMGILPADRPAVLNPPMDTVLTADDGLILIASTSADLRTTPPTVTVDSTAIQTHPASPPPTERLLLIGWSRRGTDVLGQLDTYAPPGSEVHVLSDHEQALACAEELTERLLNISVTVQIGDTLDPLTIESARPGTYDHVLVLCDDARSADLSDARVLATLLHLRDIATRENEGYSIVSEMRDEQARKLAEVSQADDVIISDKLVGLLAARLASDPTLRCAYYDLLSATGATVHLRPAGDYVEPGRTVNFATVVEAAALRGETAIGYRLVGRAAEHGHGVRINPAKDDPVTLGTRDRVVVIA; translated from the coding sequence ATGCCCCATCCCGCACGGCGTGACCGGCTCCGCTACTGGTTCGACTCGACGATGGCCCGCGGCACGCCCGCGCTCATCGGCTGGCTCGCTGTGGCGACCCTCCTCCTCATCCTGGCCGTCACCATGGCGATGCGGCTCATCGGGCCTCCCCCGGAGGGCAGTGCGGCCTTCACCTTCTGGGAGAACTTCCACCAGACGTTCAAGCTTGAGTCCCCTTCGCAGGGGGACCTGAGCAACGTCCTGCCCCTGGTGGTCCTGGCGCTCGGCGGGATCTTCATCGTCAGCACCCTGGTCGGTCTGCTGACCAGCGGGATGAACAATCGGATCCACCAGCTCCGCAAGGGCCGTTCGATGGTCGTCGAAAAGGATCACACGGTCATCCTGGGCTGGACCGAACACGTCTTCACCATCATCTTCGAACTGGCGAAGGTGCAGGTCGGCGGCCGTCGTCCGGTCGTGGTGATCCTGGCCGACAAGGACAAGACCGAGATGGAGGACTCCCTGCGCGACAAGCTGGGCGACCTCCGGGTGAAAGTCGTCTGTCGTACCGGACGGCGTACCGACACCGGCGATCTGCGTCTGGTCAACCCCTCTGAGGCGCGGGCCGTCATCGTGCTCAGCCTCCCCGAAGCGAGCGCGCACGCGGACGCGGACAAGCTCAAGTGCCTGCTCGCGATCACCCACCGGACGCTGCGCGGCGACCGGCCCGTCCGGGTCATCGTCACCGTCCAGTCCAGCCGCAACCTCGCCATCGCCCGGCTGGCAGGCGGCGAGAGCACCCTCGTCATCGACGGTGACGGCATCATCGCGCGTCTGCTCGTCCAGGCCGCCAGACAACCCGGACTGACCTCCGTCTTCCAGGAGATCACCCGGGGCGAAGGCGGCGGAATCCATGCTCAGCAGGGCGCGGAACCCGCACTCACCGGCGCGACCTACCGACAGGCCCTGGACGCGTACCCCCGTGCCGCCGTCATGGGAATCCTCCCCGCAGACCGCCCAGCCGTCCTCAATCCGCCGATGGACACCGTCCTGACGGCGGACGACGGGCTGATCCTCATCGCGTCCACCTCCGCAGACCTGCGCACCACACCCCCCACAGTCACCGTCGACTCCACCGCGATCCAGACACACCCGGCCTCTCCGCCTCCCACCGAACGGCTTCTCCTCATCGGCTGGAGCCGCCGAGGAACCGATGTCCTCGGCCAACTCGACACCTACGCCCCGCCCGGCTCCGAAGTGCACGTCCTCAGCGACCACGAACAGGCCCTCGCCTGCGCCGAAGAGTTGACCGAACGACTGCTCAACATCAGCGTGACCGTCCAGATCGGTGACACCCTCGACCCGCTCACCATCGAATCCGCCAGACCCGGAACGTACGACCACGTCCTCGTCCTGTGCGACGACGCACGGAGCGCCGACCTGTCCGATGCCCGGGTCCTGGCCACCCTGCTGCACCTGCGCGACATCGCCACCCGCGAGAACGAGGGCTACTCCATCGTCAGCGAGATGCGCGACGAACAGGCCCGGAAGCTTGCCGAGGTCAGCCAGGCCGACGACGTCATCATCAGCGACAAACTCGTCGGCCTGCTGGCCGCCCGCCTCGCGAGCGACCCCACCCTGCGCTGCGCCTACTACGACCTGTTGAGCGCGACGGGTGCGACGGTACATCTGAGGCCCGCGGGCGACTACGTCGAGCCGGGCCGCACGGTGAACTTCGCCACGGTGGTCGAGGCCGCCGCCCTGCGTGGCGAGACCGCGATCGGCTACCGACTGGTCGGTCGCGCGGCGGAGCACGGCCACGGCGTGAGGATCAACCCGGCCAAGGACGACCCAGTGACACTGGGAACACGGGACAGAGTGGTCGTCATCGCCTGA